From Bacillus spongiae:
GAGGGCTACAAGTTCCAGCGCCAACAAGCGCCCCTTCTCCTTCACAAAATATTCCTGGTCAACTTCCTGTAGAAGAATCGTATATCGAAAATATCCTACGCTTAAATAAAGGGAAAATCGCCACAATCTATATGACATTTGAAAATAATAATCAATGGAACGCGAAAGTATTTAAAGGAATTATTGAAACAGCGGGGCGTGATCATATCATCATTAGTGACCCTCAAACTGGTAAGCGATATTTATTACCAGTAATCTATTTAGATTACATTACATTTGATGAAGAAATTGAATACTTCAATGGAGGTACAGTAGCCTATTCACCACGATAAATGAGTTATCCGACTATTTAGTCGGTTTTTTTTCATTATACTAAGTTTAGGAAGATAAGAAAGATCTATAACGAGAGAATGGAAAAGCGAAAAAATCGACCTATCACCCTCTTACATACTCAAAGTATCGTTAATAAATTTTCTATCTTCCTATTAAATTCTCTCCTACTATACAAAATGAGACAACTTTCACCTGCAGGTATAACAAACTTACATACTTACTACATTAATTTCACTGATGCGATTATTAATAGAACCCATGCTACTAAAAAGGATATCCCTCCAAGTGGAGTGATGGCACCTAGGATGCTAATTTTCGTTACACTTAATATATATAAGCTTCCTGAAAATAAAATAATTCCTATAAGCATTAACCAACTCGACCAAGACAATAAGGCACTTGCTGGATATTGCCCTAAGAACACAGCGATGACAAGAATTCCTATACTGTGGAACATTTGATACTGTACGGCCGTCTGCCAAGTTTCAATATATTTTTGTTCAAGTTTTCCTTCAAGTGCATGTGCACCAAACGCACCAAAAGCTACGGATAAAAAGGCATTAAGTGCCCCAATAATAATAAATAATTTCACAATGTTTCACCTCATTAAATAATTTAAAAATCGAAAATAGAGTCTCCATTCGCACCATCATCCGTTTTCAACGCACGTTGTTCAGGTAACGTAACAGAAGTCGTTTTTTGGGGTGCTATCGGTTCGACAACAGACACATTTGTTGTCGAAGCAGGCGTATCGTCTAAAATCACTTCACATAATGCCTTTATAATGTGTAAGTGGTCTCGTATTTCACCCCCACTTTTCGCTTGTTGCAACTCTTTTTCCATTTTTGAAAGAATGGAATGATAGCTAATATTCAAAGTAAAACCTCCTTTATAATGGAATGACAACTCGTTCAAATTGG
This genomic window contains:
- a CDS encoding YwdI family protein — translated: MNISYHSILSKMEKELQQAKSGGEIRDHLHIIKALCEVILDDTPASTTNVSVVEPIAPQKTTSVTLPEQRALKTDDGANGDSIFDF
- the gerQ gene encoding spore coat protein GerQ, which produces MNQGQYYGYPQRYNQGYGQQPYGAAQGGLQVPAPTSAPSPSQNIPGQLPVEESYIENILRLNKGKIATIYMTFENNNQWNAKVFKGIIETAGRDHIIISDPQTGKRYLLPVIYLDYITFDEEIEYFNGGTVAYSPR
- a CDS encoding DUF423 domain-containing protein; the protein is MKLFIIIGALNAFLSVAFGAFGAHALEGKLEQKYIETWQTAVQYQMFHSIGILVIAVFLGQYPASALLSWSSWLMLIGIILFSGSLYILSVTKISILGAITPLGGISFLVAWVLLIIASVKLM